A portion of the Streptomyces sp. YPW6 genome contains these proteins:
- the gmk gene encoding guanylate kinase, with translation MAATSRGTSPVPPDVRPRLTVLSGPSGVGKSTVVAHMRSVHPEVWLSVSATTRKPRPGERNGVHYFFVDDEEFDKLIANGELLEWAEFAGNRYGTPRRAVLDRLEAGEPVLLEIDLQGARLVRQSMDDARLVFLAPPSWEELVRRLTGRGTEAPEVIERRLAAARVELAAEAEFDTTLVNTSVEDVARELLALMLQA, from the coding sequence ATGGCTGCAACATCCCGGGGGACGTCCCCCGTACCCCCGGACGTACGTCCGCGGCTGACCGTGCTCTCCGGCCCCTCCGGGGTCGGCAAGAGCACGGTCGTCGCCCATATGCGCTCCGTGCACCCCGAGGTCTGGCTCTCCGTGTCGGCGACGACGCGCAAGCCGCGCCCCGGGGAGCGCAACGGCGTCCACTACTTCTTCGTGGACGACGAGGAGTTCGACAAGCTCATCGCCAACGGCGAGCTGCTGGAGTGGGCCGAGTTCGCGGGCAACCGCTACGGCACCCCCCGCCGGGCCGTGCTGGACCGCCTGGAGGCGGGCGAGCCGGTCCTGCTGGAGATCGATCTCCAGGGCGCCCGGCTGGTCCGCCAGTCGATGGACGACGCGCGCCTGGTCTTCCTGGCCCCGCCGAGCTGGGAGGAGCTGGTGCGCCGGCTCACCGGCCGGGGCACCGAGGCCCCCGAGGTCATCGAGCGCCGGCTCGCCGCCGCCAGGGTCGAGCTGGCCGCCGAGGCGGAGTTCGATACGACGCTCGTCAACACCTCCGTCGAGGATGTGGCACGCGAGCTGCTAGCCTTGATGCTTCAGGCCTAG
- the rpoZ gene encoding DNA-directed RNA polymerase subunit omega produces the protein MSSSITTPEGIINPPIDELLEATDSKYSLVIYAAKRARQINAYYSQLGEGLLEYVGPLVDTHVHEKPLSIALREINAGLLTSEAIEGPAQ, from the coding sequence GTGTCCTCTTCCATCACCACGCCCGAGGGCATCATCAACCCGCCGATTGATGAGCTCCTCGAGGCCACCGACTCGAAGTACAGCCTGGTGATCTACGCGGCCAAGCGCGCCCGTCAGATCAACGCGTACTACTCGCAGCTCGGTGAAGGCCTCCTCGAGTACGTCGGTCCGCTCGTCGACACCCACGTGCACGAGAAGCCGCTGTCGATCGCGCTCCGCGAGATCAACGCGGGCCTGCTGACCTCCGAGGCCATCGAAGGCCCCGCGCAGTAA
- the coaBC gene encoding bifunctional phosphopantothenoylcysteine decarboxylase/phosphopantothenate--cysteine ligase CoaBC, which yields MDKPKVVLGVSGGIAAYKACELLRRLTESGHDVRVVPTAASLHFVGAATWSALSGHPVSDEVWQDVHEVPHVRIGQEADLVVVAPATADMLAKAAHGLADDLLTNTLLTARCPVVFAPAMHTEMWEHPATQENVATLRRRGAVVIEPAVGRLTGVDTGKGRLPDPGEIFEVCRRVLARGVPEPDLAGRHVVISAGGTREPLDPVRFLGNRSSGKQGYALARTAVARGARVTLIETGTGLPDPAGADVLRVGTAVQLREAVVKAAADADAVVMAAAVADFRPSEYAAGKIKKKDGEEAPALTLVRNPDILAEVAGERARPGQIVVGFAAETDDVLANGRAKLRRKGCDLLVVNEVGEHKTFGSEENEAVVLAADGQETPVPYGPKEALADTVWDLVSARFPSPSTSALRPSEIAP from the coding sequence GTGGACAAGCCGAAGGTGGTCCTGGGGGTCAGCGGGGGCATCGCCGCCTACAAGGCGTGCGAGCTGCTGCGCCGGCTGACCGAGTCGGGCCACGACGTACGGGTCGTCCCGACCGCCGCGTCGCTGCACTTCGTGGGGGCGGCCACCTGGTCGGCGCTCTCCGGCCACCCGGTCTCCGACGAGGTCTGGCAGGACGTGCACGAGGTTCCGCACGTGCGGATCGGGCAGGAGGCCGACCTCGTGGTGGTCGCTCCGGCCACCGCCGACATGCTGGCCAAGGCCGCCCACGGGCTCGCCGACGACCTGCTCACCAACACGCTCCTGACCGCCCGCTGCCCGGTGGTCTTCGCCCCCGCCATGCACACCGAGATGTGGGAGCACCCGGCCACCCAGGAGAACGTCGCCACCCTGCGCCGCCGGGGCGCCGTCGTCATCGAGCCGGCCGTGGGGCGGCTCACCGGGGTCGACACCGGCAAGGGCCGGCTGCCCGACCCCGGCGAGATCTTCGAGGTCTGCCGCCGGGTGCTGGCGCGCGGTGTTCCGGAGCCCGACCTCGCGGGCCGCCATGTGGTCATCAGTGCCGGAGGTACCCGCGAGCCGCTCGACCCGGTGCGCTTCCTGGGCAACCGCTCCTCCGGCAAGCAGGGGTACGCACTGGCCCGTACCGCCGTGGCCCGGGGGGCCCGGGTCACCCTGATCGAGACCGGTACCGGGCTGCCCGACCCGGCCGGGGCCGACGTGCTGCGGGTCGGCACGGCCGTCCAGCTCCGCGAGGCCGTGGTGAAGGCCGCCGCCGACGCGGACGCCGTGGTGATGGCCGCCGCCGTGGCCGACTTCCGCCCCTCCGAGTACGCCGCCGGCAAGATCAAGAAGAAGGACGGCGAGGAGGCGCCCGCGCTCACCCTGGTCCGCAACCCCGACATCCTCGCCGAGGTCGCGGGGGAGCGGGCCCGGCCCGGCCAGATCGTCGTCGGATTCGCCGCCGAGACCGACGACGTGCTGGCCAACGGCCGCGCCAAGCTCCGCCGCAAGGGCTGCGACCTTCTCGTGGTCAACGAGGTGGGGGAGCACAAGACCTTCGGCTCGGAGGAGAACGAGGCGGTCGTCCTCGCTGCCGACGGCCAGGAGACTCCGGTGCCGTACGGCCCGAAGGAAGCACTCGCCGACACGGTCTGGGATCTGGTTTCCGCCAGGTTTCCGTCGCCGTCCACGTCAGCCCTTCGGCCGAGCGAAATCGCCCCATAA
- the metK gene encoding methionine adenosyltransferase, which translates to MSRRLFTSESVTEGHPDKIADQISDTILDALLREDPSSRVAVETLITTGLVHVAGEVTTKAYADIPNLVRNKVLEIGYDSSKKGFDGASCGVSVSIGAQSPDIAQGVDTAYEKRVEGDEDELDKQGAGDQGLMFGYACDETPELMPLPIHIAHRLSRRLSEVRKNGTIPYLRPDGKTQVTIEYDGDKAVRLDTVVVSSQHASDIDLDSLLAPDIREFVVEHVLAQLVEDGIKLDTDGYRLLVNPTGRFEIGGPMGDAGLTGRKIIIDTYGGMARHGGGAFSGKDPSKVDRSAAYAMRWVAKNVVAAGLAARCEVQVAYAIGKAEPVGLFVETFGTAAVDTEKIEHAIGEVFDLRPAAIIRDLDLLRPIYAQTAAYGHFGRELPDFTWERTDRVEALRAAAGL; encoded by the coding sequence GTGTCCCGCCGTCTTTTCACCTCGGAATCCGTCACCGAGGGTCACCCCGACAAGATCGCTGACCAGATCAGCGACACGATTCTCGACGCGCTCCTGCGGGAGGACCCCTCCTCGCGGGTCGCCGTCGAGACCTTGATCACCACCGGTTTGGTGCATGTCGCGGGCGAGGTCACCACCAAGGCCTACGCCGACATCCCCAACCTCGTGCGCAACAAGGTTCTGGAGATCGGCTACGACTCCTCCAAGAAGGGCTTCGACGGTGCTTCCTGCGGCGTCTCGGTGTCGATCGGCGCCCAGTCGCCGGACATCGCGCAGGGCGTCGACACCGCGTACGAGAAGCGGGTCGAGGGTGACGAGGACGAGCTCGACAAGCAGGGCGCGGGCGACCAGGGCCTGATGTTCGGCTACGCCTGCGACGAGACCCCCGAGCTCATGCCGCTCCCGATCCACATCGCGCACCGCCTCTCCCGGCGGCTGTCCGAGGTGCGCAAGAACGGGACCATCCCCTACCTGCGCCCCGACGGCAAGACCCAGGTCACCATCGAGTACGACGGCGACAAGGCGGTCCGGCTGGACACGGTGGTCGTCTCCTCGCAGCACGCCTCGGACATCGACCTGGACTCGCTGCTCGCGCCCGACATCCGCGAGTTCGTCGTCGAGCACGTGCTCGCGCAGCTCGTCGAGGACGGCATCAAGCTGGACACCGACGGCTACCGCCTGCTGGTGAACCCGACCGGCCGCTTCGAGATCGGCGGCCCGATGGGCGACGCCGGCCTCACCGGCCGCAAGATCATCATCGACACCTACGGCGGCATGGCCCGCCACGGCGGCGGCGCCTTCTCCGGCAAGGACCCGTCCAAGGTCGACCGCTCCGCGGCGTACGCGATGCGCTGGGTCGCCAAGAACGTCGTGGCCGCCGGTCTCGCCGCCCGCTGCGAGGTCCAGGTCGCGTACGCGATCGGCAAGGCCGAGCCGGTCGGTCTCTTCGTCGAGACCTTCGGCACCGCCGCAGTCGACACCGAGAAGATCGAGCACGCGATCGGCGAGGTCTTCGACCTCCGCCCGGCCGCGATCATCCGGGACCTCGACCTGCTCCGCCCGATCTACGCCCAGACCGCCGCGTACGGCCACTTCGGCCGCGAGCTGCCGGACTTCACCTGGGAGCGCACGGACCGCGTGGAAGCCCTGCGCGCGGCAGCGGGTCTGTAA
- a CDS encoding primosomal protein N', with product MSSENEQSADPGAGAPEQLALIRETVRRAKVPRAKPRTWRGAPLAERLPVARVLVNKGVLHLDQYFDYAVPRELDADAQPGVRVRVRFGAGGRNVQGGRREGGGLIDGFIVERRAESDYRGALAALASVVSPEPVLGPELLALCRAVADRYAGSLADVLQLAVPPRNGRAEAKPSPDPLPPPPPPETGTWERYAQGPAFLRALAEGGAPRAVWTALPGPHWPAEIAKAVAATLSSGRGALVVVPDGRSAARVDAALTETLGAGRHALLTAESGPEKRYRQWLAVRRGSVRAVVGTRAAMFAPVRDLGLVVVWDDGDSSHSDDNAPFPHVREVLELRAAQGRCGFLLGGTSCTVEAAQLVESGWALPLLADRERLRRAAPLVRTVGDGELARDGAARSARLPSLAWGAVRDGLRTGPVLIQVPRRGYAPRLACERCRTPARCQHCAGPLEAPDQQDLDCAWCGQAERAWNCAECGSTRLRARIVGARRTAEELGRAFPAVPVRTSGRDHILDAVPDAPALVVSTPGAEPVAEGGYAAALLLDGWAMLGRPDLRAGEEALRRWLAASALVRGQEDGGTVVVVAEPTERAVQALVRWDPAGFARRELAERAELGFPPVSRMASVAGPPEALAAFLRTAELPPEAEILGPVPVPSAGLGRARRPGDAPPGETWERVLIRVVPGRGAVLARAVKTALAARTAKGASDPLRIRIDPPDIG from the coding sequence GTGAGCAGCGAGAACGAGCAGTCCGCCGACCCCGGTGCCGGGGCCCCGGAGCAGCTTGCGCTGATCCGGGAGACCGTGCGCCGGGCCAAGGTGCCGCGTGCCAAGCCGCGGACCTGGCGCGGCGCGCCCCTCGCCGAGCGGCTGCCCGTCGCCCGCGTCCTGGTCAACAAGGGCGTTCTCCACCTCGACCAGTACTTCGACTACGCGGTGCCCCGGGAGCTGGACGCCGACGCGCAGCCGGGCGTCCGGGTCCGGGTCCGGTTCGGAGCCGGCGGGCGCAACGTCCAGGGAGGGCGGCGCGAGGGCGGCGGTCTGATCGACGGCTTCATCGTCGAGCGCCGTGCCGAATCCGACTACCGGGGCGCGCTGGCCGCCCTCGCCTCCGTCGTCTCCCCGGAGCCGGTCCTCGGGCCCGAGCTGCTCGCCCTCTGCCGCGCCGTCGCCGACCGGTACGCGGGCAGCCTCGCGGACGTGCTCCAGCTCGCCGTCCCGCCCCGCAACGGCCGCGCCGAGGCCAAGCCCTCCCCGGACCCGCTGCCGCCGCCTCCGCCCCCGGAGACGGGCACCTGGGAGCGGTACGCCCAGGGCCCCGCCTTCCTGCGCGCGCTGGCCGAGGGCGGCGCCCCGCGCGCCGTGTGGACCGCCCTGCCCGGACCGCACTGGCCCGCGGAGATCGCCAAAGCCGTGGCGGCGACGCTCTCCTCCGGGCGCGGCGCCCTCGTCGTCGTCCCGGACGGGCGCTCCGCGGCACGGGTCGACGCGGCCCTCACCGAGACGCTCGGCGCGGGGCGGCACGCCCTGCTGACCGCCGAATCCGGTCCCGAGAAGCGCTACCGCCAGTGGCTCGCGGTCCGCCGGGGCTCGGTGCGGGCGGTCGTGGGCACCCGGGCCGCCATGTTCGCCCCCGTCCGCGACCTCGGGCTCGTGGTCGTCTGGGACGACGGCGACTCCAGCCACAGCGACGACAACGCCCCTTTCCCGCATGTCCGCGAGGTCCTGGAGCTGCGGGCGGCCCAGGGACGCTGCGGCTTCCTGCTCGGCGGCACCAGCTGCACGGTCGAGGCCGCCCAGCTCGTGGAGAGCGGCTGGGCGCTGCCGCTTCTCGCGGACCGCGAGCGGCTGCGCCGGGCCGCGCCCCTCGTCCGTACGGTCGGGGACGGCGAGCTGGCCCGGGACGGGGCCGCCCGCTCCGCCCGGCTGCCCAGCCTCGCCTGGGGGGCGGTGCGCGACGGTCTGCGCACGGGACCGGTGCTGATCCAGGTCCCCCGGCGGGGTTACGCCCCCCGCCTCGCCTGCGAACGCTGCCGCACCCCCGCCCGCTGCCAGCACTGCGCGGGTCCCCTGGAGGCGCCGGACCAGCAGGATCTGGACTGCGCCTGGTGCGGCCAGGCCGAGCGGGCCTGGAACTGCGCGGAGTGCGGCTCCACCAGGCTGCGCGCCCGGATCGTCGGCGCCCGCCGCACCGCGGAGGAGCTGGGCCGGGCCTTTCCCGCCGTGCCCGTCCGCACCTCCGGGCGCGACCACATCCTCGACGCGGTCCCCGACGCCCCGGCCCTGGTCGTCTCCACGCCCGGCGCGGAGCCCGTCGCCGAGGGCGGGTACGCGGCGGCCCTGCTGCTGGACGGCTGGGCCATGCTCGGGCGGCCCGATCTGCGGGCGGGGGAGGAAGCGCTGCGCCGGTGGCTGGCGGCGTCGGCGCTGGTGCGGGGGCAGGAGGACGGCGGCACGGTGGTGGTGGTGGCCGAGCCGACGGAGCGCGCGGTCCAGGCGCTGGTCCGCTGGGATCCGGCGGGGTTCGCCCGGCGGGAGCTGGCGGAGCGGGCCGAGCTGGGCTTCCCGCCGGTCTCCCGGATGGCCTCGGTGGCCGGCCCGCCCGAGGCCCTGGCCGCGTTCCTGCGGACCGCGGAGCTGCCCCCGGAGGCCGAGATCCTGGGACCGGTGCCGGTCCCTTCGGCCGGGCTCGGCAGGGCCCGCAGGCCGGGCGACGCGCCGCCGGGGGAGACCTGGGAGCGGGTCCTGATCCGGGTCGTCCCGGGGCGTGGCGCGGTGCTCGCCCGCGCGGTGAAGACGGCACTCGCGGCCCGGACGGCCAAGGGCGCGAGCGATCCCCTGCGCATCAGGATCGACCCGCCCGACATCGGCTGA
- the fmt gene encoding methionyl-tRNA formyltransferase: protein MKLVFAGTPEVAVPALDALIASGRHEVAAVVTRPDAPAGRGRRLVASPVAERAQEAGIEVLKPAKPRDEEFLARLREIAPDCCPVVAYGALLPKAALDVPARGWVNLHFSLLPAWRGAAPVQHSLMAGDEVTGASTFLIEEGLDSGPVYGVLTEEIRPTDTSGDLLTRLAFAGAGLLAATMDGIEDGTLHAVPQPREGVTLAPKITVEDAQVQWSAPALRVDRVVRGCTPAPGAWTLFRGERLKLIQATPVLDRTDLAPGELSAAKNNVYAGTGSHAVELLWVQPQGKKPMRAADWARGVRIAHGELLGL from the coding sequence ATGAAGCTCGTCTTCGCCGGCACCCCCGAAGTCGCCGTCCCCGCCCTGGACGCCCTGATCGCCTCCGGCCGCCATGAGGTGGCCGCCGTCGTGACCCGTCCCGACGCCCCCGCCGGGCGGGGCCGCCGACTCGTCGCGAGCCCGGTGGCCGAGCGGGCTCAGGAGGCCGGGATCGAGGTGCTCAAGCCCGCGAAGCCCCGGGACGAGGAGTTCCTCGCCCGGCTGCGCGAGATCGCCCCGGACTGCTGCCCGGTCGTCGCCTACGGCGCCCTGCTGCCCAAGGCCGCCCTGGACGTGCCCGCCCGGGGCTGGGTCAACCTGCACTTCTCCCTGCTGCCCGCCTGGCGGGGGGCCGCCCCCGTGCAGCACTCGCTGATGGCGGGGGACGAGGTCACCGGTGCGTCGACGTTCCTGATCGAGGAAGGGCTGGACTCCGGCCCGGTCTACGGCGTTCTCACCGAGGAGATCCGCCCGACCGACACCAGCGGCGACCTGCTCACCCGGCTCGCGTTCGCCGGGGCCGGGCTCCTGGCCGCCACCATGGACGGCATCGAGGACGGCACACTGCACGCCGTGCCCCAGCCGCGCGAGGGCGTCACCCTGGCCCCGAAGATCACCGTCGAGGACGCCCAGGTCCAGTGGTCCGCGCCCGCTCTGCGGGTGGACCGGGTGGTGCGCGGCTGCACCCCGGCCCCCGGCGCCTGGACCCTGTTCCGCGGCGAGCGTCTCAAGCTGATCCAGGCGACCCCCGTCCTGGACCGCACGGACCTGGCCCCCGGCGAGCTGTCGGCCGCCAAGAACAACGTGTACGCCGGCACCGGATCGCACGCCGTCGAGCTGCTCTGGGTCCAGCCGCAGGGCAAGAAGCCGATGCGGGCGGCCGACTGGGCGCGCGGTGTCCGGATCGCCCACGGCGAGCTGCTGGGCCTGTAG